A single genomic interval of Rhododendron vialii isolate Sample 1 chromosome 3a, ASM3025357v1 harbors:
- the LOC131320494 gene encoding probable sugar phosphate/phosphate translocator At3g11320, translating into MSSPKGSSRFFTIGLVASWYSSNIGVLLLNKYLLSNYGFKYPIFLTMCHMTACSLLSYVAIAWLKMVPMQTIRSRVQFVKISLLSLVFCASVVSGNISLRYLPVSFNQAIGATTPFFTAVFAYLMTLKREAWLTYVTLVPVVTGVVIASGGEPSFHLFGFIMCVGATAARALKTVLQGILLSSEGEKLNSMNLLMYMAPIAVVFLLPATLFMEEDVVGITVALARDDIRIVWYLLFNSALAYFVNLTNFLVTKHTSALTLQVLGNAKGAVAVVVSILIFRNPVSVTGMLGYSLTVIGVILYSEAKKRSK; encoded by the exons ATGTCGTCTCCGAAGGGCTCGAGCCGGTTCTTCACCAtcgggctcgtggcctcctggTACTCCTCCAACATTGGGGTCTTACTGCTCAACAAGTACTTGCTATCCAATTACGGATTCAAGTACCCCATTTTCCTCACCATGTGCCACATGACGGCCTGCTCCCTGCTCAGCTACGTCGCCATCGCCTGGCTCAAGATGGTCCCGATGCAGACGATCCGGTCCCGCGTCCAGTTCGTCAAGATCTCCCTCCTTAGCCTGGTCTTCTGCGCCTCCGTCGTCAGCGGCAACATCTCGCTCAGGTACCTGCCGGTGTCCTTCAACCAGGCGATCGGGGCCACGACGCCCTTCTTCACGGCGGTCTTTGCGTATTTGATGACGCTGAAGAGGGAGGCCTGGCTTACGTATGTCACTCTCGTTCCTGTTGTTACTGGCGTGGTTATCGCCAGCGGG GGTGAGCCAAGTTTCCATCTTTTCGGGTTTATAATGTGTGTTGGTGCTACGGCTGCAAGGGCACTTAAAACGGTGCTTCAAGGGATATTGCTTTCTTCTGAAGG GGAAAAGCTGAATTCTATGAACCTTCTCATGTACATGGCTCCAATTGCTGTTGTATTTCTGCTTCCTGCAACACTCTTCATGGAGGAAGATGTTGTTGGTATCACCGTGGCCCTTGCAAGAGATGATATCCGGATCGTCTGGTATCTACTGTTCAATTCTGCCTTGGCATATTTTGTTAACCTGACCAATTTTTTGGTCACAAAGCACACAAGTGCCCTGACTCTACAG GTACTAGGAAATGCAAAAGGGGCTGTGGCCGTAGTTGTCTCTATTTTAATATTCAGAAATCCTGTGTCGGTTACTGGGATGCTTGGCTACTCACTCACAGTCATCGGAGTTATCCTATACAGTGAAGCCAAAAAGCGTAGCAAGTAA
- the LOC131320495 gene encoding proliferating cell nuclear antigen-like, which produces MFELRLVQGSLLKKVLESIKDLVNDANFDCSATGFSLQAMDSSHVALVALLLRSEGFEHYRCDRNISMGMNLGNMAKMLKCAGNDDIVTIKADDGSDTVTFMFESPTQDKISDFEMKLMDIDSEHLGIPESEYDAIVRMPSFEFARICKDLGTIGDTVVISVTKEGVKFSTRGDIGTANIVCRQNTSVDKPEDATIIEMKEMVSLTFALRYMNSFAKATPLASQVTISLSSELPVVVEYKIAEMGYVRFYLAPKIEEDEADPYVETTSKAKAKPKAETKPKLEINPDEEMKPEVDSNMENEVVEIKPELESNMEPEVDSNMENEGLEIKPELNSKMEPERESNPQLDIKPKKEANVEVQVMDIE; this is translated from the exons ATGTTTGAGCTAAGGTTGGTGCAGGGGAGTCTCCTCAAGAAGGTTCTAGAATCGATCAAGGACTTGGTGAACGATGCCAACTTCGACTGCTCAGCCACGGGGTTCTCTCTCCAGGCCATGGACTCGAGCCACGTGGCGCTGGTGGCCCTCCTCCTCCGATCGGAGGGATTCGAGCACTACCGCTGCGACCGCAACATCTCCATGGGGATGAATCTCGGTAACATGGCCAAGATGCTAAAGTGCGCCGGAAACGACGACATCGTCACCATCAAGGCCGACGACGGAAGCGACACCGTCACTTTCATGTTCGAAAGCCCTA CTCAAGATAAGATTTCGGATTTTGAGATGAAGCTCATGGACATTGATAGTGAGCATCTGGGGATTCCAGAATCAGAGTATGATGCCATTGTTAGGATGCCATCATTTGAGTTCGCAAGGATTTGCAAAGACCTTGGTACCATTGGAGATACGG TTGTGATATCAGTGACAAAGGAAGGCGTGAAGTTCTCCACTAGAGGTGATATTGGCACTGCAAACATTGTCTGTAGGCAGAATACTTCAGTAGACAAG CCCGAAGACGCTACCATCATAGAAATGAAAGAGATGGTTTCTTTGACCTTTGCACTAAGGTACATGAATTCATTTGCAAAGGCCACCCCATTGGCAAGCCAAGTGACTATCAGCCTGTCTTCAGAACTACCTGTTGTGGTGGAGTACAAAATTGCCGAGATGGGTTATGTCAGGTTCTATTTGGCTCCCAAAATAGAAGAGGACGAAGCTGATCCTTACGTAGAGACCACATCTAAAGCAAAGGCTAAGCCTAAAGCGGAGACTAAGCCGAAACTGGAAATCAATCCTGATGAGGAGATGAAGCCCGAGGTGGATTCTAACATGGAGAACGAAGTGGTGGAGATCAAGCCTGAATTGGAGTCCAACATGGAGCCTGAAGTGGATTCTAACATGGAGAATGAAGGGCTGGAAATCAAGCCTGAATTGAACTCCAAAATGGAGCCAGAAAGGGAAAGCAATCCTCAATTGGATATCAAGCCTAAGAAGGAAGCTAATGTTGAAGTTCAAGTAATGGACATTGAGTAG